From Chloroflexota bacterium, one genomic window encodes:
- a CDS encoding ABC transporter ATP-binding protein, whose translation MDQTAIRATGLRKSFGDTHAVRGIDLDVPRGEVFGFLGPNGAGKSTVVKIILGLVQASAGEVTVLGHPAGSLAARRQIGFLPETFRFHHWMHASEFLDFHGRLAGLDRVTRGKRVTEMLELVGLAHRRRDRLATFSKGMHQRIGLAQALLAEPPLVVLDEPTSALDPIGRRDVRDIIRDLRAAGITVFLNSHLLSEVEQVCDQVAIINRGRIVAAGDLRQLLAAREIELRLGEGADAALDAAGLQPVSAKPAEGRYVLTATGDEDIARITAHLAGAGVSIYEVQVRSNSLEDLFVRLADATDQ comes from the coding sequence GTGGACCAAACCGCCATCCGCGCCACCGGCTTGCGCAAGTCGTTCGGGGACACGCACGCGGTGCGCGGCATCGACCTGGACGTCCCTCGGGGCGAAGTCTTCGGCTTCCTCGGTCCCAACGGCGCGGGCAAGAGCACCGTGGTGAAGATCATTCTCGGCCTGGTGCAAGCCAGCGCGGGAGAGGTGACCGTGCTCGGTCACCCCGCCGGCAGCCTGGCCGCTCGGCGGCAAATCGGATTCCTGCCCGAGACCTTTCGCTTTCACCATTGGATGCATGCGTCCGAGTTCCTCGACTTCCACGGTCGCCTCGCCGGTCTCGACCGGGTCACCCGTGGCAAGCGGGTGACCGAGATGCTCGAGCTTGTGGGACTCGCGCATCGTCGCCGCGACCGCCTGGCGACGTTTTCCAAAGGCATGCACCAGCGCATCGGGCTGGCGCAGGCGCTGTTGGCCGAACCGCCCCTGGTCGTGCTGGACGAGCCAACCTCCGCGCTCGATCCCATCGGCCGGCGCGACGTGCGCGACATCATCCGCGACCTGCGGGCGGCGGGCATCACGGTGTTTCTCAATTCCCACTTGCTCTCGGAGGTCGAGCAGGTATGCGACCAGGTCGCCATCATCAACCGCGGTCGGATCGTGGCCGCCGGCGACCTGCGCCAATTGCTGGCGGCGCGCGAGATCGAGCTGCGCCTCGGGGAAGGCGCCGACGCGGCCCTGGACGCGGCCGGGCTCCAGCCGGTGTCGGCGAAGCCGGCTGAGGGCCGGTACGTCCTCACGGCCACCGGCGACGAGGACATCGCGCGCATCACCGCCCATCTCGCCGGCGCCGGCGTCTCCATCTACGAGGTCCAGGTTCGCTCCAACAGCCTGGAGGACCTGTTCGTGCGCCTCGCGGACGCCACCGACCAATGA